A window of the Streptomyces griseochromogenes genome harbors these coding sequences:
- a CDS encoding PaaI family thioesterase, whose amino-acid sequence MSTPAHTTDETIELPWHAEPSFNCFGCSPRNPIGLKLSLKQLPNGDYAAETTFSENYASYPGIVHGGIVNVLVDEVMGDALALVHGLLAFSVTLRTKMLLPLRVGEPYLTVARISGRGNGVLRTEAEIIGPGDELHVMATGTYQPIRSEQAKALMELDDAAFGRVRHYFDHGTGES is encoded by the coding sequence GTGAGCACTCCCGCGCACACCACCGACGAAACGATCGAACTTCCCTGGCACGCGGAGCCGTCCTTCAACTGCTTCGGCTGCTCGCCCCGCAATCCGATCGGTCTCAAACTCAGCCTGAAGCAGCTGCCGAACGGCGACTACGCGGCCGAGACGACGTTCTCGGAGAACTACGCCTCCTACCCGGGGATCGTGCACGGCGGCATCGTGAACGTGCTGGTGGACGAGGTGATGGGCGACGCCCTCGCGCTGGTCCACGGTCTGCTCGCGTTCTCCGTGACCCTGCGCACCAAGATGCTGCTGCCGCTCCGGGTGGGCGAGCCGTATCTGACCGTCGCGCGGATCAGCGGCCGGGGCAACGGGGTGCTGCGCACCGAAGCCGAGATCATCGGCCCCGGGGACGAGCTGCACGTCATGGCCACCGGTACCTACCAGCCCATCCGCTCCGAGCAGGCCAAGGCCCTCATGGAACTGGACGATGCCGCCTTCGGCCGCGTCCGGCACTACTTCGACCACGGAACAGGAGAATCATGA
- a CDS encoding acyl carrier protein codes for MTSEPISREQIAEITIECLATELEISPSDIDVLDVLKGLPGADSMKLLRVVSKLERQWDSEFDDEAIFGAETVDDLITLVQKHIGEEPATS; via the coding sequence ATGACCAGCGAGCCCATAAGCCGCGAGCAGATCGCCGAAATCACCATCGAGTGCCTGGCCACCGAGTTGGAGATCTCCCCCTCCGACATCGACGTCCTCGACGTGCTCAAGGGATTGCCCGGTGCCGACTCGATGAAGCTGCTGAGGGTGGTGTCCAAGCTGGAGCGCCAGTGGGACTCCGAGTTCGACGACGAGGCCATCTTCGGCGCGGAGACGGTCGACGACCTGATCACGCTGGTGCAGAAGCACATCGGTGAGGAACCGGCGACGTCATGA
- a CDS encoding acyl-ACP desaturase — protein sequence MNETLIEADGERLRQSIEPGEMRELTRNAVGRAATRQWSVDELSWASLRPEQLTDTDRSVVRFITFIEDHIPGYLTYFLDAFPVSGTDLAIEEFCFNREYFRFLISWANEEERHASVLTRYQVEAGISDPETLMLELAEEGRKKFALPYENPVQAFTYTLVQEKATQLFYQRFKAVAKEPVLCDLLHRLARDEARHFAFYSELVEAYIRRHGLAATVPDLKDVLSTFRMPLADTLNGYWRWSLKITDATSYDHTEAYDALVRLVNGFATSSGRASAADLAEFVHRIRGI from the coding sequence GTGAACGAAACCCTGATCGAGGCCGACGGGGAGCGGTTACGGCAGTCCATCGAGCCCGGGGAGATGCGAGAGCTGACCCGGAACGCGGTCGGTCGCGCGGCGACGCGTCAGTGGTCGGTCGACGAGCTGTCCTGGGCGAGCCTGCGGCCGGAGCAACTCACCGACACCGACCGGTCGGTGGTGCGGTTCATCACGTTCATCGAGGACCACATCCCCGGGTACCTCACCTACTTCCTGGACGCCTTCCCCGTGTCCGGCACCGACCTCGCGATCGAGGAGTTCTGCTTCAACCGGGAGTACTTCCGGTTCCTGATCTCCTGGGCGAACGAGGAGGAACGGCACGCGTCGGTGCTCACCAGGTACCAGGTCGAGGCCGGCATCAGCGACCCCGAGACGCTGATGCTGGAGCTGGCCGAGGAGGGCCGCAAGAAGTTCGCCCTGCCCTACGAGAACCCGGTGCAGGCGTTCACCTACACACTCGTGCAGGAGAAGGCCACCCAGCTCTTCTACCAGCGGTTCAAGGCGGTGGCGAAGGAGCCGGTGCTGTGCGATCTGCTGCACCGGCTGGCCAGGGACGAGGCCCGGCACTTCGCCTTCTACAGCGAGCTCGTCGAGGCCTACATCAGGCGGCACGGGCTCGCGGCGACGGTGCCGGACCTCAAGGACGTGCTGTCCACCTTCCGGATGCCGCTCGCGGACACGCTGAACGGGTACTGGCGGTGGTCACTGAAGATCACGGACGCCACGTCCTACGACCACACCGAGGCCTATGACGCCCTGGTCCGGCTCGTCAACGGATTCGCCACGTCGAGCGGCAGGGCCTCGGCGGCCGACCTGGCCGAGTTCGTCCACCGGATCCGCGGGATCTGA
- a CDS encoding ferritin-like domain-containing protein — translation MNSKTESAAGVPLLADERMHSARVFAGYQHATWEMHHIPWDEFRADRVLPEHIVFAKGAIVGESNVVAATHGLLNEFSDDYDFSQFATIWGYQEIQHHLAFQTWLQLAGHSIDHSTIASMRGAYPPGVTRAATLATNVICEVLATHAYKCVARSMQEPVLAAILKKASGDEARHAREFVHYTAQQLAERPEECASVVETLYIYMGTTRDLYRHPVSRFKGNLPELENHETIDEMFAYFAEVDEDGSEWAKCCEQLFKYFSALTGYKLTKMSDVRRAIAEESSREKVSA, via the coding sequence GTGAACAGCAAAACGGAATCGGCTGCCGGGGTCCCGCTCCTCGCGGACGAGCGCATGCACAGCGCGCGGGTGTTCGCCGGATATCAGCATGCGACCTGGGAGATGCACCACATTCCGTGGGACGAGTTCCGGGCCGATCGTGTGCTGCCCGAGCACATCGTGTTCGCCAAGGGTGCCATCGTGGGCGAGTCGAACGTCGTCGCCGCCACCCACGGCCTGCTCAACGAGTTCTCCGACGACTACGACTTCTCGCAGTTCGCGACCATCTGGGGCTACCAGGAGATCCAGCACCACCTCGCCTTCCAGACCTGGCTCCAGCTGGCCGGGCACAGCATCGACCACAGCACGATCGCCTCGATGCGCGGGGCGTACCCGCCGGGGGTGACCCGGGCGGCCACACTGGCCACCAACGTCATCTGCGAGGTCCTCGCCACGCACGCGTACAAATGCGTCGCCCGCAGCATGCAGGAACCGGTCCTCGCCGCGATCCTGAAGAAGGCCAGCGGCGACGAGGCGCGGCACGCGCGCGAATTCGTCCACTACACCGCGCAGCAGCTGGCGGAGCGGCCGGAGGAATGCGCGTCCGTGGTGGAGACCCTGTACATCTACATGGGCACCACCCGCGACCTCTACCGCCATCCGGTCAGCCGGTTCAAGGGGAATCTGCCCGAGCTGGAGAACCACGAGACCATCGACGAGATGTTCGCCTATTTCGCCGAGGTGGACGAGGACGGCAGCGAATGGGCCAAGTGCTGTGAGCAGTTGTTCAAGTATTTCTCCGCGCTCACCGGCTACAAGCTGACGAAGATGTCCGACGTGCGGCGGGCCATTGCCGAGGAGTCGTCGCGGGAGAAGGTCTCCGCGTGA
- a CDS encoding type I polyketide synthase → MPPAEAALRALENAGVVPERLRDTAAGVFSMAQADPIAAELGVLGPALTLDTLPAGVIHLACQSIRAGESALALAGVVAPDGSGAFLVLKPVTAAVAEDDPIHCVIDGSALGRGDVVRQACARADVGHDDIRFVWRRGYHPAEAPLDGLLDGTEPGEEQDAVAALLDLPVLLGRREVPVPGVPLGPDSRLTALFGCVDGAGTACALVLSEPPARPRRSTRTTVPTLPVLLSADSEETLRGKAESLRLAGPDAPDLLDTAHTLALARRHQPHRAVLLAADRGELADGLGELAAGRGGAGKAGTGRKVAFLFPGEGGQRPGMGRELYPLFDVFADALDDVCAHMEAVSTWSVRDLLLGDAPTEVAPADRALYTQDALFALQVALFRQFEDWGVRPDYVVGHSVGELAAATVAGVFSLPDVCALLAERIRLFREKTPVGGAMVAMRVSEAEALESLAGVEHLAGISAVNAPNSVVISGDRDTVLRIAGVWSERGRKVKRLPVDRAFHSPHMAAMAEEFEQFARGLSRRPPDIPLVPVHNGLGSDPGVVGLPEYWGAQVRGTGHFLGCVTGLHAAGVDTYVDMSTNGVLAALVEETLPEPAAATALVTAALRGGAEQSDLHAVLGTLGELHTHGVPVRWPSVFRGWGGRRTHLPADVAEPPSRSSSRPADLRRVIRTETESMIAGGYGPDRSFFELGLDSLAAVELVKRLRKRTGLKIATAALFDHPTPNRLAAHLENRTPRPVPALPRRTGTDEPIAIVGMSCRFPGGVHSPEDLWRLIVSGRDAISAMPEDRGWDLADLYDPERERPGTSYVRRGGFLHDAADFDPAFFGIGGHEALDMDPQQRLLLELSWEACERAGIDPATLRGSDTGVYAGLSHGDYGTGPGHGDSAVRPHLAIGTVASVASGRISFAFGLEGPNLSIDTACSSSLVALHLAAAALRRGECSLALAGAVTVLSSPKVFIEFSRQGGLAPDARLKPFAEDADGTVWAEGGGMFLVERYSDARRNGHPVLALIAGSAVNSDGASNGLTAPNGAAQHRLLVSALADARLQPSDVDVVEAHGTGTKLGDPIEAGALLEAYGAHRPPARPLLVGSVKSNLGHTQAAAGAAGVMKMVLAMRHGVIPATLNVDRPSPHVDWDAGLRLVTERTAWPDAGPLRRAGVSSFGIGGTNAHVILQQPPAGAAGAAEPTKTVPPVLTVSGGSETALRAQAGRLAAHWDAHAGLTAHDLGFSLATTRSALTHRAVLTGDPDRLRHSLTALAAGRSDPALTVGAVAEGGLAFLLTGQGSQRLGMGRALHAAYPVFAEAFDEVCAELGLPVKETVFGADQAALDRTEFAQTGLFAFEVALFRLLDSWGIRPDLLLGHSIGGLTAAHLAGVLSLPDACRLVAARGSLMQALPEEGAMYAVAAAPEEVEPLPAGVSLAAVNGPRSVVLSGVEEAVVALAERLRAQGRRTKRLRVSHAFHSSLMDPLLDEFRAVAESLAYQPPEIPVVSDVTGRPATADELCSPEYWVRHVRGTVRFFDGMRTLQDEGVTTFLELGPETTLTEMAADCLGETVEATVIPVLRQDDVLDTVAALQVRGHGPDWRLWYAGSGARRVDLPTYAFQRKRFWLLPDAVDGRSRQPDSAFWAAVESHDLKLLAELLGTSTDRKFSELVPALAQWWRTRDREAAMNGLRYRISWQPAVDQVADRRNWLLVHSADLPVPEPLRAALGDRTLPLGTGADRAEIAERLAALANGEGGAVDGVLSLLALDERERPGTAGVPAGLALTTALVQAMGDAELEVPLWCATQQAVSTGHGDRLGSPAQAMVWGLGRVAALEHPQRWGGLIDLPATVDARAAERLAGALSHAEDQVAVRASGVFVRRLLHAPVGAGSSRDWPVRGTTLITGAFGALGRRVALWLARAGVERLLLTGRNARDPELVAELTALGAEVDVAACDVGDREQVAALLARIPEDRPLTAVAHAAGVLDDGVIDALDPQRLERVLHAKVGGAAHLHELAGDLAAFVLFSSATGAVGNAGQANYAAANTYLDALAEQRRADGLAATSVAWGPWGAGGMAVDGADADVVGARLRRNGMTVLDPDLAIDALELAFAQDESGLVIADVDWARFLSVFATTRHSPLLANLPEVQHSKEATPPEEVSSLVRRLAGMSSAERARALRDLVCRHAARVLGHDSSAQIRPGRPFHEQGLNSLGVVELRNQLSTETGLRVPANALFDHPTPTALAGYLDTALAPASEEPEHTAEPESETADLDTLLNHAEQELSLMLKDRVDD, encoded by the coding sequence GTGCCACCGGCCGAAGCGGCGCTGCGGGCGCTGGAGAACGCAGGCGTCGTGCCGGAGCGGCTGCGGGACACGGCGGCCGGGGTGTTCAGCATGGCGCAGGCCGACCCGATCGCCGCCGAACTCGGCGTGCTCGGGCCGGCACTGACGTTGGACACCCTGCCCGCCGGGGTGATCCACCTGGCCTGCCAGAGCATCCGCGCCGGCGAGTCGGCGCTCGCGCTCGCCGGGGTCGTCGCGCCCGACGGGAGCGGCGCTTTCCTGGTGCTCAAGCCGGTTACGGCCGCGGTGGCCGAAGACGACCCGATCCACTGTGTGATCGACGGCAGCGCGCTCGGCCGGGGTGACGTCGTACGGCAGGCCTGTGCGCGCGCCGACGTGGGCCACGACGACATCCGGTTCGTCTGGCGGCGCGGCTACCATCCGGCCGAGGCTCCCCTGGACGGGCTCCTCGACGGCACCGAGCCGGGCGAGGAGCAGGACGCGGTGGCGGCTCTGCTGGACCTGCCCGTGCTGCTCGGCCGCAGAGAGGTTCCCGTACCAGGCGTTCCGCTCGGCCCGGACAGCCGCCTGACCGCCCTGTTCGGCTGCGTGGACGGGGCGGGCACGGCGTGTGCGCTGGTGCTGTCGGAACCGCCCGCACGGCCGCGGCGGTCGACGAGGACCACGGTCCCGACGCTGCCGGTGCTGCTGTCGGCGGACAGTGAGGAGACGCTGCGGGGCAAGGCGGAGAGCCTGCGCCTTGCCGGGCCCGACGCCCCGGATCTGCTCGACACCGCGCACACCCTGGCCCTCGCCCGGCGGCACCAGCCGCACCGGGCGGTGCTCCTTGCCGCCGACCGCGGCGAGCTCGCCGACGGGCTCGGTGAGCTCGCCGCGGGCCGGGGCGGCGCGGGAAAGGCCGGCACCGGGCGCAAGGTGGCCTTCCTCTTTCCCGGTGAGGGCGGGCAGCGGCCCGGTATGGGACGCGAGCTGTATCCGCTGTTCGACGTGTTCGCCGACGCCCTGGACGATGTGTGCGCCCACATGGAGGCGGTCTCCACCTGGTCGGTGCGTGACCTGCTGCTCGGCGACGCCCCCACCGAGGTCGCACCGGCCGACCGGGCGCTCTACACCCAGGACGCGCTGTTCGCCCTCCAGGTGGCGCTCTTCCGGCAGTTCGAGGACTGGGGAGTGCGCCCGGACTACGTGGTGGGGCACTCGGTCGGGGAACTGGCCGCGGCCACCGTGGCCGGGGTGTTCTCCCTGCCCGACGTCTGCGCGTTGCTGGCCGAACGGATCCGGCTGTTCCGGGAGAAGACGCCAGTCGGCGGAGCGATGGTCGCGATGCGCGTCTCGGAGGCGGAAGCGCTGGAGTCGCTGGCCGGGGTGGAGCACCTGGCCGGGATCTCCGCGGTCAACGCCCCGAACTCCGTGGTGATCTCCGGCGACCGCGACACGGTGCTGCGGATCGCCGGAGTGTGGTCGGAGCGCGGGCGCAAGGTGAAGCGGCTGCCGGTCGACCGGGCCTTCCACTCGCCGCACATGGCCGCCATGGCCGAGGAGTTCGAGCAGTTCGCCCGCGGTCTGTCCCGGCGGCCGCCGGACATCCCCCTCGTGCCCGTCCACAACGGGCTCGGATCGGATCCCGGGGTCGTCGGCCTGCCCGAGTACTGGGGCGCGCAGGTGCGCGGTACCGGGCATTTCCTCGGCTGTGTGACCGGTCTCCACGCGGCGGGCGTGGACACCTACGTGGACATGAGCACCAACGGGGTGCTGGCCGCGCTGGTCGAGGAGACACTGCCCGAGCCGGCCGCCGCGACCGCGCTGGTCACCGCCGCCCTGCGCGGCGGCGCCGAGCAGTCTGACCTGCACGCCGTCCTCGGCACGCTGGGCGAGTTGCACACCCATGGCGTCCCGGTGCGGTGGCCCTCGGTCTTCCGGGGCTGGGGCGGCCGGCGCACCCATCTGCCGGCCGACGTGGCCGAGCCGCCCTCCCGCTCCTCGTCCCGGCCGGCGGACCTGCGGCGGGTGATCCGGACCGAGACCGAGTCGATGATCGCGGGCGGCTACGGTCCGGACCGGTCGTTCTTCGAGCTCGGGCTCGACTCCCTCGCCGCCGTGGAACTGGTGAAACGACTGCGGAAACGGACCGGGCTCAAGATCGCCACTGCCGCGCTCTTCGACCACCCCACCCCGAACCGGCTGGCCGCACACCTGGAGAACCGCACGCCCCGCCCGGTGCCCGCGCTCCCCCGCCGCACCGGTACGGACGAGCCGATCGCCATCGTCGGGATGAGCTGCCGCTTCCCCGGCGGGGTGCACTCGCCGGAGGATCTGTGGCGGTTGATCGTCTCGGGCCGTGACGCCATCTCGGCGATGCCGGAGGACCGCGGCTGGGATCTGGCCGATCTGTACGACCCGGAACGGGAACGGCCGGGCACGAGCTACGTCCGCCGGGGCGGGTTCCTCCACGACGCCGCGGACTTCGACCCCGCGTTCTTCGGCATCGGCGGACACGAGGCGCTCGACATGGACCCGCAGCAGCGGTTGCTGCTCGAACTGTCCTGGGAGGCGTGCGAACGGGCCGGGATCGACCCGGCCACGCTGCGCGGCAGCGACACCGGGGTCTACGCGGGCCTGTCCCACGGTGACTACGGCACCGGACCCGGGCACGGTGACAGCGCCGTACGGCCGCATCTGGCGATCGGGACCGTGGCCAGTGTGGCCTCCGGCCGGATCTCGTTCGCGTTCGGGTTGGAGGGGCCCAATCTCTCGATCGACACGGCGTGTTCGTCCTCGCTGGTCGCCCTGCACCTGGCCGCCGCCGCGCTGCGCCGTGGCGAATGTTCGCTCGCTCTGGCGGGCGCGGTGACCGTGTTGTCGTCGCCCAAGGTGTTCATCGAGTTCAGCCGCCAGGGCGGGCTCGCACCGGACGCGCGGCTGAAGCCGTTCGCGGAGGATGCCGACGGCACCGTCTGGGCGGAGGGCGGTGGGATGTTCCTGGTGGAGCGGTATTCCGACGCACGCCGCAACGGCCATCCGGTGCTCGCCCTGATCGCGGGCTCGGCGGTCAACTCCGACGGAGCGAGCAACGGGCTCACCGCGCCCAACGGGGCCGCGCAGCACCGGCTGCTGGTCTCCGCGCTCGCCGACGCCCGGCTGCAGCCGTCCGACGTGGACGTGGTGGAGGCGCACGGTACCGGCACGAAGCTCGGCGATCCGATCGAGGCAGGCGCCCTGCTGGAGGCGTACGGGGCGCACCGGCCGCCGGCCCGGCCGCTGCTCGTGGGCTCCGTGAAGTCCAACCTGGGGCACACTCAGGCCGCGGCCGGCGCGGCGGGTGTGATGAAGATGGTGCTGGCCATGCGGCACGGGGTGATCCCGGCGACCCTCAACGTCGACCGGCCCAGCCCGCATGTGGACTGGGACGCGGGGCTGCGGCTGGTGACCGAGCGGACCGCGTGGCCCGATGCCGGCCCCTTGCGACGGGCGGGCGTCTCCTCGTTCGGGATCGGCGGAACCAACGCGCACGTGATCCTTCAGCAGCCGCCCGCCGGGGCGGCGGGTGCGGCCGAGCCCACGAAGACCGTACCGCCTGTGCTGACGGTCTCCGGCGGCTCGGAAACGGCTCTGCGCGCCCAGGCCGGACGGCTCGCCGCGCACTGGGACGCCCATGCCGGTCTCACCGCGCACGACCTGGGGTTCTCACTGGCCACGACCCGGTCCGCGCTGACCCATCGGGCCGTACTCACCGGTGACCCGGATCGGCTGCGGCACTCGCTGACCGCGCTGGCGGCGGGCCGGTCCGACCCCGCGCTCACCGTCGGCGCGGTGGCCGAGGGAGGCTTGGCCTTCCTGCTGACCGGTCAGGGAAGCCAGCGTCTGGGCATGGGGCGCGCCCTGCACGCGGCCTACCCGGTCTTCGCCGAGGCTTTCGACGAGGTGTGCGCCGAGCTGGGCCTGCCGGTGAAGGAGACCGTGTTCGGCGCGGATCAGGCGGCCCTCGACCGCACCGAGTTCGCACAGACCGGACTGTTCGCCTTCGAGGTGGCGCTGTTCCGGCTGCTCGACAGCTGGGGCATCCGCCCTGACCTGCTGCTGGGGCACTCGATCGGTGGGCTGACCGCCGCCCATCTGGCCGGGGTGCTGTCCCTGCCGGACGCGTGTCGACTGGTCGCGGCGCGGGGCTCGCTCATGCAGGCGTTGCCCGAGGAAGGCGCGATGTACGCGGTGGCGGCGGCGCCGGAGGAGGTCGAACCACTGCCTGCCGGGGTGTCGTTGGCCGCGGTGAACGGGCCCCGTTCCGTGGTGCTCTCCGGTGTCGAGGAGGCGGTCGTCGCGCTGGCCGAGCGCCTGCGTGCGCAAGGGCGGCGGACCAAGCGCCTGCGGGTCAGCCACGCGTTCCATTCGTCCCTGATGGACCCGCTGTTGGACGAGTTCCGCGCGGTCGCCGAGAGCCTGGCCTACCAGCCGCCCGAGATCCCCGTGGTGTCCGATGTGACGGGGCGTCCGGCCACCGCCGACGAGCTGTGTTCCCCCGAGTACTGGGTGCGGCATGTGCGCGGCACGGTCAGGTTCTTCGACGGGATGCGGACACTGCAGGACGAGGGCGTCACCACGTTCCTGGAGCTGGGACCGGAGACGACGCTCACCGAGATGGCCGCGGACTGTCTCGGCGAGACCGTCGAGGCGACGGTGATCCCCGTCCTGCGGCAGGACGACGTGCTGGACACCGTCGCGGCGCTGCAGGTCCGTGGCCACGGACCCGACTGGCGGCTGTGGTACGCCGGGAGCGGGGCGCGCCGGGTGGATCTGCCCACGTACGCCTTCCAGCGCAAGCGGTTCTGGCTGCTGCCCGACGCGGTGGACGGGCGATCCCGGCAGCCGGACTCGGCGTTCTGGGCGGCCGTGGAGAGCCATGACCTGAAGCTGCTGGCCGAACTGCTGGGCACGAGCACCGACCGGAAGTTCAGCGAGCTGGTGCCGGCGCTGGCGCAGTGGTGGCGCACCCGTGACCGGGAAGCGGCGATGAACGGGCTGCGGTACCGGATCAGCTGGCAGCCGGCCGTGGACCAGGTCGCCGACCGGCGGAACTGGCTGCTCGTCCACAGCGCTGACCTGCCCGTACCGGAGCCGCTCAGGGCCGCGCTCGGCGACCGGACGCTGCCCCTCGGCACCGGAGCGGACCGCGCGGAGATCGCCGAGCGGCTGGCCGCCCTGGCGAACGGCGAGGGCGGCGCCGTCGACGGGGTGCTGTCCCTGCTGGCGCTGGACGAGCGAGAGCGTCCCGGAACCGCCGGGGTACCGGCGGGGCTCGCGCTGACCACGGCACTGGTCCAGGCCATGGGGGATGCCGAACTCGAAGTGCCGTTGTGGTGCGCGACGCAGCAGGCGGTGTCCACGGGCCACGGCGACCGGCTCGGCAGCCCGGCGCAGGCCATGGTGTGGGGCCTCGGCCGGGTCGCGGCACTGGAGCACCCCCAGCGGTGGGGCGGGCTGATCGATCTCCCGGCCACGGTGGACGCACGGGCGGCCGAACGGCTGGCCGGGGCGCTGTCCCACGCGGAGGACCAGGTCGCCGTGCGCGCCTCGGGAGTGTTCGTGCGGCGTCTGCTGCACGCACCGGTCGGCGCGGGCTCCAGCCGCGACTGGCCCGTGCGCGGTACGACGCTGATCACCGGTGCGTTCGGCGCGCTGGGCAGGCGGGTCGCCCTCTGGCTCGCCCGGGCGGGCGTCGAGCGGCTGCTCCTGACGGGCAGGAACGCGCGTGATCCCGAGCTGGTGGCCGAACTGACCGCGCTCGGCGCCGAGGTCGACGTGGCCGCCTGTGACGTGGGCGACCGGGAACAGGTGGCGGCCCTGCTCGCCCGGATCCCCGAGGACCGTCCGCTGACCGCGGTCGCGCACGCGGCCGGGGTCCTGGACGACGGCGTGATCGACGCGCTGGATCCGCAGCGGCTGGAGCGCGTCCTGCACGCCAAGGTCGGTGGCGCCGCGCACCTCCACGAACTCGCGGGCGACCTCGCGGCGTTCGTGCTGTTCTCCTCGGCCACCGGCGCTGTGGGCAACGCGGGCCAGGCCAACTACGCGGCCGCGAACACGTACCTCGACGCGCTGGCCGAACAGCGGCGCGCCGACGGACTCGCGGCCACGTCGGTGGCCTGGGGGCCGTGGGGAGCCGGCGGGATGGCGGTGGACGGGGCGGACGCGGACGTCGTCGGCGCGCGGCTGCGCCGCAACGGCATGACGGTGCTCGACCCGGACCTGGCGATCGACGCTCTGGAGCTGGCCTTCGCACAGGACGAGTCCGGCCTGGTGATCGCCGACGTGGACTGGGCGCGTTTCCTGTCGGTGTTCGCCACCACCCGGCACAGCCCCCTGCTCGCGAACCTGCCCGAAGTGCAGCACAGCAAGGAGGCCACGCCGCCCGAGGAGGTCTCCTCGCTCGTGCGGCGGCTTGCCGGGATGTCCTCGGCCGAGCGGGCCCGCGCGCTGCGCGACCTGGTGTGCCGGCACGCCGCCCGGGTGCTCGGGCACGACTCCTCCGCGCAGATACGGCCGGGCAGGCCCTTCCACGAACAGGGGCTCAACTCCCTGGGCGTCGTGGAGCTGCGCAACCAGCTCAGCACGGAGACCGGGCTGCGGGTGCCCGCGAACGCGCTGTTCGACCATCCCACGCCCACCGCGCTGGCCGGCTATCTCGACACGGCGCTCGCCCCGGCCTCCGAGGAGCCCGAGCACACCGCGGAGCCGGAGTCCGAGACGGCGGATCTCGACACCCTGCTGAACCACGCCGAACAAGAGCTCTCCTTGATGCTGAAGGACCGCGTCGATGACTGA
- a CDS encoding SAM-dependent methyltransferase — MTSITPQEAYQATNQHYELPAELFGIYLDQRLKYSSGLYTDEHTDLDQAQTNKLHFVARQLGLTGGERLLDIGCGWGSLTLFMAREYGCRVTGVTPSRPQSEYIRAQAEKLGVADLVTLELGSFADIEVTGRFHAVTLLGSIVHMPNRTAVLRKAYGLLGQGGSMYLSESCFRDHAAYEEFSRRPGTKHVTEGIFGFADMVPLSVLVEAVESAGFSLTGLTDLTAHYHRTIEEWERRVEASRDRVEMVAPGMSEPLVRYLRTANAGWGYTTKHYALSALKSRMGPTEAP, encoded by the coding sequence ATGACCTCGATCACCCCGCAAGAGGCCTATCAGGCCACCAACCAGCACTACGAGCTGCCTGCCGAACTGTTCGGCATCTACCTCGACCAGCGGCTCAAGTACAGCTCCGGGCTGTACACCGACGAGCACACCGACCTCGATCAGGCGCAGACGAACAAGCTGCACTTCGTGGCGCGGCAGCTCGGCCTCACCGGCGGTGAGCGCCTGCTCGACATCGGGTGCGGCTGGGGCAGCCTGACGCTGTTCATGGCGCGGGAGTACGGCTGCCGTGTCACGGGCGTCACTCCTTCGCGCCCGCAGTCCGAGTACATCCGGGCGCAGGCGGAGAAGTTGGGCGTGGCCGACCTGGTGACGCTGGAGCTCGGGTCGTTCGCCGACATCGAGGTGACCGGACGGTTCCACGCGGTCACCCTGCTCGGGTCGATCGTGCACATGCCGAACCGAACGGCGGTGCTGCGCAAGGCGTACGGGCTGCTCGGGCAGGGCGGTTCGATGTACCTGTCGGAGAGCTGCTTCCGGGACCACGCGGCCTACGAGGAGTTCTCGCGGCGGCCGGGCACCAAGCACGTCACCGAGGGAATCTTCGGGTTCGCCGACATGGTGCCGCTGTCGGTGCTCGTCGAGGCGGTGGAATCGGCCGGCTTCAGCCTCACCGGACTCACCGACCTCACCGCGCACTACCACCGCACCATCGAGGAATGGGAGCGGCGGGTGGAAGCCTCGCGTGACCGGGTCGAGATGGTGGCGCCGGGCATGAGCGAGCCGCTCGTCCGGTATCTCCGGACGGCCAACGCCGGCTGGGGCTACACCACGAAGCACTACGCGCTGAGCGCGCTGAAGTCCCGGATGGGTCCGACGGAGGCACCGTGA